A stretch of Glandiceps talaboti chromosome 18, keGlaTala1.1, whole genome shotgun sequence DNA encodes these proteins:
- the LOC144449614 gene encoding solute carrier family 25 member 45-like: MVVFADFVAGLVAGSGGVMVGYPLDIIKTRLQTQSVGAVKYNGILDCAIKIIKHESFFGFYKGMGFPIVSASLQSAILFGAYGNVLRQLSTWRGEGSEQPPRKTDIFVAGWIAGIVQLTIACPIELVKIRLQMQTHRRGSSMVGQGSTTYKGPIHCISTIFKSEGIRGCYRGLTPYMMREAPGNAIYFLAFDVLCRKLTFEGQQRPSTWALLLAGGSAGSIYWVLITPLDVIKTRYQADGVKHKKYHNIWHCFADSYRTGGIRVFFTGAAINCLRGFPVNAVVLSGYSLILGLLGGDRQQ; this comes from the exons ATGGTTGTATTTGCCGATTTCGTAGCTGGACTTGTTGCag GAAGTGGGGGCGTGATGGTTGGCTATCCATTGGATATTATCAAG ACAAGACTACAAACACAAAGTGTTGGTGCTGTAAAATATAATGGTATTCTGGACTGTGcaataaaaataatcaaacaTGAAAGT TTTTTTGGCTTTTATAAAGGAATGGGATTTCCCATTGTATCAGCTTCCCTTCAAAGTGCCATCCTCTTTGGTGCATATGGCAATGTGCTTCGCCAGTTGTCTACATGGAGAGGTGAAGGGTCCGAGCAACCACCACGAAAGACAGATATATTCGTCGCCGGTTGGATAGCTGGTATAGTCCAGCTTACCATTGCTTGTCCAATAGAACTTGTGAAAATCAGATTACAGATGCAGACACATCGAAGAG GTAGCAGTATGGTTGGACAAGGCTCCACAACATACAAAGGCCCTATTCACTGCATTTCAACTATCTTCAAAAGCGAAGGAATCCGAGGTTGTTACAGGGGTTTAACACCATACATGATGCGTGAGGCGCCAGGAAATGCAATATACTTTCTCGCTTTCGATGTACTATGCAGAAAATTGACATTTGAAGGCCAGCAACGTCCAAGTACCTGGGCATTACTTTTAGCTGGAGGTTCTGCAGGGTCTATATACTGGGTTCTTATCACCCCACTTGATGTTATAAAAACTCGATACCAAGCAGACGgagtaaaacataaaaaataccaCAATATATGGCATTGTTTTGCAGACAGTTATAGGACTGGTGGAATCCGAGTTTTTTTCACAGGTGCCGCAATCAACTGTTTGCGAGGATTTCCAGTTAATGCAGTTGTCTTGAGTGGATATTCACTCATCTTAGGATTGCTTGGTGGTGATAGACAACAGTAG